From a region of the Vicinamibacterales bacterium genome:
- a CDS encoding VWA domain-containing protein, whose amino-acid sequence MTWTAPTALWLLLAVPLVWAAHARARTNFNARQRRLQAALRSALLAVLAVALARPIVSSRSSRESIVYAVDVSHSIGTPAIDEAAKRIDEIDRAVHPDHSRIVAFGATARALDNTAALRTLARADLAAAGSPVDRSGTDLEAALDAARSELAAGYVPRIVLFSDARATAGDLDEAVARLAAAHVPVSVEPAAVRELGDTWIDGIDLPARLTAGATIPVAVAVGSQRDTDATIELRAADKRVGQKTTHLTRGLTRVTIDATIDEPGPATFTARVVAPGDPLVDNNLLARPVWLDSRVRVLYVEGKPDSARYLSTALAASGFDVTVHPPSRVPASAADLDPYDVVVLSDVSRSAISNDAMTGLADWTERGGGLLVAGGDAVFGENGYRNTTLERVTPVTFERKDEPSVALILVLDRSWSMAGTSIDLCKAAAIAALDVMTSEQSLGVLTFNDKFDWEFTLRNVGKNRDLMRQKIAAIEPAGRTLIYPAIEQAYLALKNVKARAKHVVLLSDGRTYPDDYEGLVKKMTDARITVSSIAVGPSADGELLGDIARWGKGNMYTVADAHELPQIFVKEAKNAATPSFEEKTIKAIVKRPSFLQDVDTAHLPPLRGLTSTVMKEAATEVIATPEDDPILAFWPVGLGRAAVFASDVKDRWGADWVKWKGYGPFFSALVHAIERQRPAPLALGLEAGPIRGGARAVTLTVEARDAAGEYRNLLRPVLRVSNDAGSRNVTARQVAPGRYEATIVTDASRPLVATVTDAGTTDAVKPSRTLAPDPAAEYRFSAPDEHLLRAIATATGGTWRPDPASLAAKPGERSSERRPLWPALVALALVLWFVDLTFRRIRVFE is encoded by the coding sequence ATGACCTGGACGGCCCCGACCGCGCTGTGGCTGCTGTTGGCAGTCCCTCTCGTCTGGGCGGCGCACGCGCGGGCGCGGACGAACTTCAACGCGCGCCAGCGGCGGCTGCAGGCGGCGCTGCGCTCGGCGCTGCTGGCGGTGCTCGCCGTGGCGCTGGCCCGTCCGATCGTGTCGAGCCGCTCGTCGCGTGAATCGATCGTCTATGCGGTCGACGTTTCGCACAGCATCGGGACGCCCGCGATCGACGAGGCGGCGAAGCGGATCGACGAGATCGACCGCGCCGTCCACCCCGATCACTCACGGATCGTGGCTTTCGGCGCAACGGCGCGCGCCCTCGACAACACCGCGGCGCTGCGCACGCTGGCGCGCGCCGACCTGGCGGCGGCCGGCAGTCCGGTCGACCGATCCGGCACTGACCTCGAGGCGGCGCTCGACGCGGCGCGCAGCGAGCTGGCGGCGGGCTACGTGCCGCGCATCGTGCTCTTCAGCGACGCCCGCGCGACCGCCGGCGACCTCGACGAAGCGGTCGCCCGCCTCGCCGCGGCGCACGTGCCGGTGTCGGTCGAACCGGCGGCGGTTCGCGAGCTCGGCGACACCTGGATCGACGGGATCGACCTGCCGGCGCGGCTCACCGCCGGCGCGACCATCCCGGTCGCCGTCGCGGTCGGCAGCCAGCGCGACACCGACGCCACGATCGAGCTGCGCGCGGCAGACAAGCGCGTCGGTCAGAAGACCACGCATCTCACGCGCGGCCTGACGCGGGTCACGATCGACGCCACCATCGACGAGCCCGGCCCGGCGACCTTCACGGCGCGCGTCGTCGCGCCGGGCGATCCGCTGGTCGACAACAACCTGTTGGCACGGCCGGTGTGGCTCGATTCGCGGGTGCGGGTGCTCTATGTCGAAGGGAAACCTGACAGCGCGCGATACCTGTCGACTGCCCTCGCGGCCTCGGGCTTCGACGTCACCGTGCACCCGCCCTCGCGGGTTCCGGCGTCGGCCGCGGACCTCGATCCCTACGACGTCGTCGTGCTCAGCGACGTCAGCCGCTCGGCGATCTCCAACGACGCGATGACCGGGCTCGCCGACTGGACCGAGCGGGGCGGCGGCCTGCTCGTCGCCGGCGGCGACGCGGTGTTCGGCGAGAACGGCTATCGCAACACGACGCTCGAGCGCGTCACGCCGGTGACCTTCGAGCGCAAGGACGAGCCGTCGGTCGCGCTGATTCTCGTGCTCGATCGCTCGTGGAGCATGGCGGGGACGTCGATCGATCTGTGCAAGGCGGCGGCGATCGCTGCGCTCGACGTGATGACCAGCGAGCAGTCGCTCGGCGTCCTCACATTCAACGACAAGTTCGACTGGGAGTTCACGCTCCGCAACGTCGGCAAGAATCGTGATCTCATGCGGCAGAAGATCGCGGCGATCGAACCGGCCGGTCGCACCCTCATCTATCCCGCCATAGAGCAGGCGTACCTGGCGCTCAAGAACGTCAAGGCGCGCGCCAAGCACGTCGTGCTGCTCTCCGACGGCCGCACCTATCCCGACGACTACGAAGGGCTGGTCAAGAAGATGACGGACGCCCGCATCACGGTGTCGTCGATCGCGGTCGGGCCGTCGGCCGACGGCGAGCTGCTCGGCGACATCGCCAGGTGGGGCAAGGGGAACATGTATACGGTCGCCGACGCCCACGAACTGCCGCAGATCTTCGTGAAGGAAGCGAAGAACGCCGCGACGCCGTCTTTCGAGGAGAAGACGATCAAGGCGATCGTGAAACGCCCCTCCTTCCTGCAGGACGTGGACACGGCACACCTGCCGCCGCTGCGCGGCCTGACGTCGACGGTGATGAAGGAAGCCGCGACCGAGGTGATCGCGACTCCCGAAGACGACCCGATCCTCGCCTTCTGGCCGGTCGGCCTCGGCCGCGCCGCGGTATTCGCATCGGACGTCAAGGACAGGTGGGGGGCCGACTGGGTGAAGTGGAAGGGCTACGGCCCATTCTTCTCGGCCCTCGTGCACGCGATCGAACGGCAGCGGCCGGCGCCGCTCGCCCTCGGCCTCGAGGCCGGCCCGATCCGCGGCGGCGCGCGGGCAGTGACGCTGACGGTTGAGGCCCGCGACGCGGCCGGCGAGTACCGGAATCTGCTGCGGCCCGTGCTGCGCGTGTCGAACGACGCCGGTTCGCGCAACGTCACGGCGCGCCAGGTCGCACCGGGCCGCTACGAAGCGACCATCGTGACCGACGCCAGCCGTCCGCTCGTGGCCACCGTGACCGACGCCGGCACGACCGACGCGGTCAAGCCGTCGCGCACGCTCGCGCCGGACCCCGCGGCAGAGTACCGCTTCTCGGCTCCCGACGAGCACCTGCTGCGCGCCATCGCCACCGCGACCGGCGGCACCTGGCGCCCCGACCCGGCGTCGCTCGCGGCGAAGCCCGGCGAACGCAGTAGCGAGCGCCGTCCACTCTGGCCCGCCCTGGTCGCGCTCGCGCTCGTCCTCTGGTTCGTTGACCTGACGTTCCGCCGGATCCGCGTCTTCGAATAG
- the ydiK gene encoding AI-2E family transporter YdiK: MLERPRATSDITHTTLSVLFLVLLLMGSYLVLRPFLTAFLWATIVSVAVWPALLRLEAALGRRRKLAVAIVTAVILLAVFIPVTLALITIVRHAQRITGDIGSFQTLPVPSPPSWVATVPIVGGRLADEWRRFAALAPADRTAVLGPYVQRALQWFAATAGSIGAMLLQLLLTAIISGLVLANGETVRDGILRFARRLAGQQGQAAAELAARAIRGVVLGVVGTALIQTAIGGAGLLIAGIPAAGLLAAVMLFMCLAQLGPIPLLVPVVAWLYWSGQSGAGTTLLVFSIVAGTIDNVLRPMLIRRGANLPLVIIFAGVIGGLLAFGIVGLFIGPVVLGVTYTLLASWTQSAESEEVPA, from the coding sequence ATGCTCGAGCGCCCCCGCGCCACCTCCGACATCACCCACACGACGCTCTCGGTGCTGTTCCTGGTCCTGCTTCTCATGGGCAGTTACCTGGTCCTGCGGCCGTTCCTCACGGCATTCCTCTGGGCGACGATCGTCAGCGTGGCGGTCTGGCCGGCGCTGCTGCGGCTGGAAGCGGCGCTCGGGCGGCGGCGCAAGCTCGCCGTCGCGATCGTCACGGCGGTGATCCTGCTCGCCGTGTTCATCCCCGTCACCCTGGCGCTCATCACCATCGTGCGCCACGCCCAGCGGATCACCGGGGACATCGGCTCGTTCCAGACGCTCCCGGTGCCTTCGCCACCGTCCTGGGTTGCCACCGTGCCTATCGTGGGCGGGAGGCTCGCCGACGAGTGGCGGCGTTTCGCGGCGCTGGCGCCAGCCGATCGGACGGCGGTCTTAGGCCCCTATGTGCAGCGGGCGCTGCAGTGGTTCGCCGCCACGGCCGGCAGCATCGGCGCGATGCTCCTGCAGCTGCTGCTGACGGCGATCATCTCCGGGCTGGTGCTCGCCAACGGCGAGACCGTGCGCGACGGCATTCTGCGGTTCGCGCGGCGGCTGGCCGGGCAGCAGGGGCAGGCCGCGGCGGAGCTTGCCGCGCGCGCGATCCGGGGCGTCGTGCTCGGCGTAGTCGGCACCGCCCTGATCCAGACCGCCATCGGCGGCGCCGGCCTGCTGATCGCCGGCATTCCCGCCGCGGGACTGCTTGCGGCCGTCATGCTGTTCATGTGCCTCGCGCAGCTCGGCCCGATTCCGCTCCTCGTGCCGGTGGTCGCCTGGCTGTACTGGTCCGGCCAGTCGGGCGCGGGGACGACGCTGCTCGTGTTCTCGATCGTGGCGGGCACGATCGACAACGTCCTGCGGCCGATGCTGATCCGCCGCGGCGCGAATCTGCCGCTCGTCATCATCTTTGCCGGCGTCATCGGCGGCCTGCTCGCCTTCGGCATCGTCGGTCTGTTCATCGGACCGGTCGTCCTCGGCGTGACCTACACGCTGCTCGCCTCCTGGACGCAGAGTGCCGAGTCGGAGGAAGTCCCGGCGTAA
- a CDS encoding PQQ-binding-like beta-propeller repeat protein — translation MTKRLVTVLVVCAGMTAAAADFLSEGVDNARTGWVQNEKVFTPANVGSSTLLWKLKLDSTPRAMHNLFAPLIAEKVTTPQGPKEIGVVAGVSDDLFGIDVVSGQQLWHVHFDGGPNPPPPSFDALCPAGQTAVPTMAVRAPGDYTIYAVSWDGRLRQINAADGKDVAPPDKFVPGGGKPYALNLYKGVVYTATAQGCGGLTNAFYAFDLATRRASAFIPAGGGLWGRRGASIASDGTVYLGTGDGQFDPGTRRLGNAIVAVKLDDAKQLQLADFFGAPNANWLWRRDLDVNTTPVLFDYKNRKFLVGTSKACQLWLLDRDSFGGEDHRTTLDTTPLICNDAQAFDGRGIWGALSAWRDTAGTQWVLAPFWGPVSAAFKAPIEYGRPKGGGVAAFKVQQNGSTWKLAPAWLSRDMDLAEEAVIANGVVFAYAAGEDATQVVPDVAWNEPGGAKYGGGLNSGPQRRVPGGRHAVLYALDGQTGKELWSSGAQIESWNHFSGLTVANGRAYVGTYDGTLYCFGVKR, via the coding sequence ATGACCAAGCGGCTCGTCACGGTACTGGTCGTCTGCGCGGGGATGACCGCGGCGGCGGCGGATTTTCTCTCGGAAGGCGTCGACAATGCGCGAACCGGGTGGGTGCAGAACGAGAAGGTGTTCACCCCCGCGAACGTCGGCAGCTCGACGCTGCTCTGGAAGCTGAAACTCGACAGCACGCCGCGTGCGATGCACAACCTGTTCGCGCCGCTGATCGCCGAAAAGGTCACGACGCCGCAGGGCCCGAAGGAGATCGGCGTCGTCGCGGGAGTCAGCGACGATCTGTTCGGCATCGACGTGGTCAGCGGCCAGCAACTGTGGCACGTCCACTTCGACGGCGGCCCGAATCCGCCGCCCCCGTCGTTCGACGCCCTCTGCCCGGCCGGTCAGACGGCCGTGCCGACCATGGCTGTGCGCGCGCCCGGCGACTACACCATCTACGCGGTCTCATGGGATGGGCGGCTGCGGCAGATCAACGCCGCCGACGGCAAGGACGTGGCGCCGCCCGACAAATTCGTTCCGGGGGGCGGCAAGCCCTACGCGCTGAATCTCTACAAGGGGGTCGTCTACACCGCCACCGCGCAGGGATGCGGTGGGTTGACGAACGCGTTCTACGCCTTCGATCTCGCCACGCGCCGCGCTTCCGCGTTCATTCCCGCCGGCGGCGGTCTGTGGGGACGGCGGGGCGCGTCGATCGCCAGTGACGGCACCGTCTACCTCGGCACGGGCGACGGGCAGTTCGATCCGGGCACCCGCCGTCTCGGCAACGCCATCGTTGCCGTGAAGCTCGACGACGCCAAGCAGCTGCAGCTTGCGGACTTCTTCGGCGCGCCCAACGCCAACTGGCTCTGGCGCCGCGACCTCGACGTCAACACCACGCCGGTGCTCTTCGACTACAAGAACCGCAAGTTCCTCGTCGGCACGAGCAAGGCCTGCCAGCTCTGGCTGCTGGATCGCGACAGCTTCGGCGGTGAGGACCACCGGACCACACTCGACACGACGCCGCTCATCTGCAACGACGCGCAAGCCTTCGACGGCCGCGGCATCTGGGGCGCGCTGAGCGCCTGGCGCGACACCGCAGGCACGCAGTGGGTGCTGGCGCCGTTCTGGGGGCCGGTGAGCGCGGCGTTCAAGGCGCCAATCGAGTACGGCCGACCGAAAGGCGGCGGCGTGGCGGCGTTCAAGGTGCAGCAGAACGGCAGCACGTGGAAGCTCGCACCGGCCTGGCTGTCGCGCGACATGGACCTCGCCGAGGAGGCGGTCATCGCCAACGGCGTCGTCTTCGCCTACGCTGCCGGCGAGGACGCAACCCAGGTCGTTCCTGACGTGGCCTGGAACGAGCCCGGCGGGGCCAAGTACGGCGGCGGCCTCAACTCCGGCCCGCAACGGCGCGTGCCCGGCGGCCGGCACGCCGTGCTCTACGCGCTCGATGGACAGACCGGCAAGGAGCTCTGGTCGAGCGGCGCGCAGATCGAGTCGTGGAACCACTTCAGCGGTCTGACCGTCGCGAACGGACGCGCCTATGTCGGGACGTACGACGGCACCCTCTACTGCTTCGGGGTGAAACGGTAG
- a CDS encoding helix-hairpin-helix domain-containing protein, with protein sequence MTRLVLIGCVAIGVAASLRQAAPSQGRAFTPEELAVYRAALPDGAARDTVIRVCGQCHEPNRAASLRLTRDGWEGVIEKMKGLGASAFATEAEMAQVTDYLSENFKGEAPKPINLNTASAIDLEAVGGLLRKEAAIWIEYRKKTPCKALDDLKKVDGLPFKKIDDKRDRLVCF encoded by the coding sequence ATGACACGTCTCGTGCTGATCGGCTGCGTGGCGATCGGAGTCGCCGCGTCGCTCCGGCAGGCCGCGCCGTCTCAGGGGCGCGCCTTTACGCCCGAAGAGCTGGCGGTCTATCGGGCGGCTCTTCCCGACGGGGCCGCGCGAGACACCGTGATCCGCGTATGCGGACAGTGCCACGAGCCGAACCGCGCCGCGTCGCTGCGGTTGACGCGCGACGGGTGGGAGGGCGTCATCGAGAAGATGAAAGGTCTCGGCGCGAGCGCCTTCGCGACCGAGGCGGAGATGGCGCAGGTCACCGACTACCTGTCCGAGAACTTCAAGGGAGAGGCACCCAAGCCGATCAACCTGAATACCGCCAGCGCGATCGATCTCGAGGCGGTCGGCGGGCTCCTGCGCAAGGAGGCGGCGATCTGGATCGAATACCGGAAGAAGACGCCGTGCAAGGCCCTCGACGATTTGAAAAAGGTCGACGGCCTGCCGTTCAAAAAAATTGACGACAAGCGCGATCGGCTCGTCTGCTTCTAG
- a CDS encoding sugar phosphate isomerase/epimerase family protein yields MKFGINTLLWSGSVGAAELDRFAGLKDAGFDGVEVPIFDPASFPAVEVRRAVERLGLACTAVSIVPARGGLGDEDRAIRDQSEAHVRAVIDRAAEAGIGLLSGPLYSAVGYLPGRRRSDDEWRRAVDGWQRLAPHAAAAGVTIGLEPLNRFETYFLNTAEDGAAFCDAVGHPSVGLLIDTFHANIEEKSLGGALRAAGRHLKHVHTCENDRGIPGSGHVAWRECFDTLAAIGYDGWLTIESFGSALGEISAAAAIWRDLAPTPDAIAIDGLAFLRRQAV; encoded by the coding sequence ATGAAGTTCGGCATCAACACGCTGCTGTGGAGCGGCAGCGTCGGAGCGGCGGAGCTCGATCGGTTCGCCGGTCTGAAGGACGCGGGCTTCGACGGCGTCGAAGTCCCGATCTTCGATCCGGCGTCGTTCCCCGCCGTCGAAGTACGGCGCGCCGTCGAGCGCCTCGGCCTGGCCTGCACGGCGGTTTCGATCGTGCCGGCACGCGGCGGACTCGGCGACGAGGATCGGGCCATTCGCGACCAAAGCGAGGCGCACGTGCGTGCGGTGATCGATCGCGCGGCGGAGGCGGGCATCGGGCTCCTGTCGGGGCCGCTGTATTCGGCAGTCGGCTATCTCCCCGGCCGCCGTCGCAGCGACGACGAGTGGAGGCGGGCCGTCGACGGCTGGCAGCGTCTCGCCCCTCACGCCGCCGCGGCCGGGGTGACGATCGGTCTCGAGCCGCTGAACCGGTTCGAAACGTACTTCCTGAACACCGCCGAAGACGGTGCGGCGTTCTGCGACGCGGTCGGTCACCCGTCGGTCGGACTGCTGATCGATACATTTCACGCCAACATCGAAGAGAAGAGCCTCGGCGGCGCGCTGCGCGCCGCGGGCCGCCACCTCAAGCATGTCCACACGTGCGAAAACGATCGCGGCATCCCTGGCTCCGGCCACGTGGCGTGGCGCGAATGCTTCGATACGCTCGCCGCAATCGGCTACGACGGCTGGCTGACGATCGAGAGCTTTGGCTCCGCGCTGGGAGAGATCTCGGCAGCCGCCGCCATCTGGCGCGATCTTGCGCCGACGCCCGACGCGATCGCCATCGACGGGCTGGCTTTCCTGCGCCGGCAGGCGGTGTAA
- a CDS encoding DUF1549 domain-containing protein, giving the protein MSKLMRLASTGSAVVLWGAAMLASSPRAGMPQASPAGRIDFETAVRPILAKNCLECHDQQKRKGGLSLASYGDLLDGGKDGSIVRPGNGAGSLLIRRLLGQVDEQMPKDADPLAAAQIAVVQRWIDEGARLTPSAAPAPPPWEAPLELAPPAVPAVSPPGWTSPIDRLAAAYFQDHGVVAPPPVSDAQFARRVYLDVWGLLPPPDALAAFVADTSPAKREALVARLLADNDLYADHWMSFWNDLLRNEDGYSYFSEQNGRKSITTWLRGALRSNLPYDRFVRDLLDPPADGGPEGFLIGVNWRGETSAAVTPWMQASQNTAQVFLGINLKCNSCHNSFISQWKLKDAYGLAAYFSPTPSLQLYRCDVAQNQFAEPAFLYPQLARAPASASLADRRAAAAATFTDPRNGRLARTLVNRLWQRLLGRGLVLNVDEMDGRPWSPELLDWLAADFVDHGYDVKHLIATILGSRPYQLPAVSRPVDAPAVGFVFTGPELRRLSAEQFADAIGEITGEWSLLAGGGGDGKGTASDSPTSGTYVREYRASSTQLTRALGRPIRDQVTSVRATDFTTLQALELVNGELLTRWLMRGARRMTGQLPPEPRSRFTGTTGGRYASARAFDADVSGAATLWLVVADTGSNAPERVLPEFVDAEFVGSDGTTVPLAALTPVDGSGLRAGGPVRSGRVAVKNGSRLIYNIAGRGLTRFRGNFGLENDRAEIGSTLNPSVRFFVFDAEPNMQRLLPPASGTPLPAPPPVTTIRAVVDRIFHAALGRAPSPQERGAAEAAIADPTRPAVPSADAVADLLWAVLMTPEFQLIF; this is encoded by the coding sequence GTGTCCAAACTCATGCGGCTGGCGTCGACGGGGAGTGCCGTGGTGCTCTGGGGAGCGGCCATGCTTGCCTCGTCGCCGCGCGCGGGCATGCCGCAGGCCAGTCCGGCGGGACGCATCGATTTCGAGACCGCGGTACGTCCGATCCTCGCCAAGAACTGCCTCGAGTGCCACGATCAGCAGAAGCGCAAAGGCGGCCTCTCGCTCGCCAGTTACGGCGACCTGCTCGACGGCGGCAAGGATGGGTCGATCGTGCGCCCGGGCAACGGTGCCGGCAGTCTGCTGATTCGGCGGCTCCTCGGCCAGGTCGACGAGCAGATGCCGAAAGATGCGGATCCGCTGGCGGCGGCGCAGATCGCGGTCGTGCAGCGCTGGATCGACGAAGGGGCGCGGCTGACACCCAGCGCGGCGCCGGCTCCGCCCCCGTGGGAGGCACCCCTCGAGCTCGCGCCGCCGGCGGTTCCCGCCGTGTCGCCGCCGGGTTGGACCTCGCCGATCGATCGACTGGCTGCCGCCTACTTCCAGGATCACGGCGTGGTGGCCCCGCCGCCGGTCAGCGACGCGCAGTTCGCGCGGCGCGTCTATCTCGACGTCTGGGGGCTGCTGCCGCCGCCCGACGCGCTGGCGGCGTTCGTCGCCGACACCTCACCCGCCAAGCGCGAGGCGCTCGTCGCGCGGCTGCTCGCCGACAACGATCTGTACGCCGATCACTGGATGTCATTTTGGAACGATCTGTTGCGCAACGAGGACGGCTACAGCTACTTCTCGGAGCAGAACGGGCGCAAGAGCATCACGACGTGGCTGCGGGGCGCGCTGCGGTCGAACCTGCCCTACGACCGCTTCGTCCGCGATCTGCTCGACCCGCCGGCGGATGGCGGACCGGAAGGGTTCCTGATCGGCGTCAACTGGCGCGGCGAGACCAGCGCCGCGGTGACGCCGTGGATGCAGGCGTCGCAGAACACCGCGCAAGTCTTCCTCGGCATCAACCTGAAGTGCAATTCGTGCCACAACAGTTTCATCAGCCAGTGGAAGCTGAAGGACGCCTACGGGCTGGCGGCCTACTTCTCCCCTACTCCCAGCCTGCAGCTCTATCGCTGCGACGTGGCGCAGAACCAGTTCGCCGAACCGGCGTTCCTGTATCCGCAGCTCGCGCGCGCGCCGGCGTCCGCCTCGCTCGCCGATCGCCGTGCCGCGGCCGCCGCGACCTTTACCGATCCGCGCAACGGCCGGCTGGCGCGCACCCTCGTCAACCGCCTGTGGCAGCGTCTCCTCGGCCGCGGCCTCGTTCTCAACGTCGACGAGATGGACGGCCGTCCGTGGAGTCCAGAGCTGCTCGATTGGCTGGCGGCCGACTTCGTCGACCACGGCTACGACGTGAAGCACCTGATTGCCACGATTCTCGGCTCGCGCCCGTATCAACTGCCGGCGGTGTCGCGTCCCGTGGACGCGCCGGCCGTCGGCTTCGTCTTCACGGGGCCGGAACTGCGGCGACTGAGCGCGGAGCAGTTCGCCGACGCGATCGGCGAAATCACCGGCGAGTGGAGCCTGCTCGCTGGCGGCGGCGGCGACGGAAAAGGCACGGCGTCCGACTCGCCGACCTCGGGTACCTACGTCCGCGAGTACCGCGCCTCTTCGACGCAGTTGACGCGCGCGCTCGGGCGTCCGATTCGTGACCAGGTGACCTCCGTCCGCGCCACCGATTTCACGACGCTGCAGGCACTGGAACTGGTGAACGGAGAACTACTGACGCGCTGGCTGATGCGCGGCGCGCGCCGGATGACCGGCCAGCTGCCGCCCGAGCCGCGCAGCCGGTTCACCGGCACCACCGGCGGCCGCTATGCGAGCGCCCGGGCCTTCGATGCCGACGTCTCGGGTGCCGCGACGCTCTGGCTGGTCGTCGCCGACACAGGATCGAACGCCCCCGAGCGCGTGCTGCCGGAATTCGTCGACGCGGAGTTCGTCGGGTCCGACGGCACGACGGTACCGTTGGCGGCGTTGACGCCGGTGGACGGCTCCGGGCTGCGCGCCGGCGGCCCGGTGCGGTCCGGCCGCGTCGCCGTGAAGAACGGCTCGCGTCTGATTTACAACATCGCCGGCCGCGGCTTGACGCGGTTCCGCGGCAACTTCGGCCTCGAGAACGACCGCGCCGAGATCGGATCGACGCTCAATCCATCGGTGCGCTTCTTCGTCTTCGACGCCGAGCCGAACATGCAGCGGCTGCTGCCGCCCGCATCGGGCACGCCGCTGCCCGCGCCGCCGCCCGTGACGACGATCCGGGCGGTCGTCGATCGGATCTTCCACGCCGCGCTCGGCCGGGCGCCGTCGCCGCAGGAGCGCGGCGCCGCCGAAGCCGCCATCGCCGATCCGACGCGCCCCGCGGTGCCGTCAGCCGATGCCGTCGCGGATTTGCTCTGGGCCGTGCTGATGACACCCGAGTTCCAGTTGATCTTCTGA
- a CDS encoding DUF1501 domain-containing protein codes for MTSDERHIHSCLTRRGFIGVTAAATLASLVGGEAERLDAAPRQDTPKRRATADAVIVLWMAGGMASTETFDPKRYTPYSPGVPIKDVLSTFPSIDTAVDHIKFSQGLENLARVIDKGSVIRSFVAADLGFILHARHQYHWHTGYVPPQPMAVPHIGAVIGRTLGPKAPDMPPFVAIGQTVEGSGEIATLKAFHTAGFLGTDYGPFLIVDPQDAASAVRPPKELGAGRFRSRRQLFEQLLAREPVYQYGGAFQREALVRSLDAADRLLRSPSAKAFDLSLEPTPSFDAYNTGRFGQGCLLARRLIEGGARYVEVTSEYIPFVYWDTHENGHQRAADMKQLIDAPVAQLIHDLDERGLLDRTLVVLASEFSRDAVTEGKLGKEVKDQAINIPDVMQEPRHYGMHRHFTAAGSVLMFGGGVKKGFVYGKTADQRPCTTIENPMPVENLHATIYHALGIPPDLAYVAEKRPVYVTRDGKGQPATELFA; via the coding sequence ATGACCAGCGACGAGCGCCACATCCATTCGTGTCTGACGCGCCGCGGTTTCATCGGCGTCACCGCGGCGGCCACGCTCGCCTCGCTCGTCGGTGGCGAAGCGGAGCGCCTCGACGCCGCACCGCGGCAGGACACGCCGAAGCGGCGCGCGACAGCCGACGCCGTGATCGTGCTGTGGATGGCGGGCGGCATGGCCAGCACCGAAACGTTCGATCCCAAGCGCTACACGCCGTACTCGCCCGGCGTGCCGATCAAGGACGTGCTGAGCACGTTTCCGTCGATCGACACCGCCGTCGATCACATCAAGTTCTCGCAAGGGCTCGAGAACCTCGCGCGCGTCATCGACAAGGGATCGGTGATCCGGTCGTTCGTCGCCGCCGATCTCGGCTTCATCCTGCACGCGAGGCACCAGTACCACTGGCACACCGGCTACGTGCCGCCGCAGCCGATGGCCGTGCCGCACATCGGCGCGGTCATCGGGAGGACGCTCGGACCCAAGGCCCCGGACATGCCGCCGTTCGTCGCCATCGGCCAGACGGTCGAGGGCAGCGGCGAGATCGCGACGCTCAAGGCCTTCCATACCGCCGGCTTCCTTGGCACCGACTACGGTCCCTTCCTGATCGTGGACCCGCAGGACGCGGCGTCCGCGGTGCGGCCGCCGAAAGAGCTCGGCGCCGGACGGTTCCGGAGCCGGCGCCAGTTGTTCGAACAGCTCCTGGCGCGGGAACCGGTCTATCAATACGGCGGCGCCTTCCAGCGCGAGGCGCTGGTGCGATCCCTCGACGCGGCCGATCGCCTGTTGCGCTCGCCGTCGGCGAAGGCCTTCGACCTGTCGCTCGAGCCGACACCGTCGTTCGACGCCTACAATACCGGCCGCTTCGGCCAGGGCTGCCTGCTCGCCCGGCGCCTGATCGAAGGCGGTGCGCGCTACGTCGAGGTGACGTCGGAGTACATCCCGTTCGTCTACTGGGACACGCACGAGAACGGGCACCAGCGCGCCGCCGACATGAAACAGCTGATCGACGCCCCCGTCGCGCAGTTGATCCACGACCTCGACGAGCGCGGGCTGCTCGATCGCACGCTCGTCGTGCTGGCCAGCGAGTTCAGCCGTGACGCCGTCACCGAGGGCAAGCTGGGCAAGGAAGTGAAGGACCAGGCGATCAACATCCCCGACGTGATGCAGGAACCGCGGCACTACGGCATGCACCGCCACTTCACCGCCGCCGGCTCGGTGCTGATGTTCGGCGGCGGCGTGAAAAAGGGATTCGTCTACGGCAAGACCGCCGACCAACGGCCGTGCACCACCATCGAAAACCCCATGCCGGTCGAGAACCTGCACGCGACCATCTACCACGCCCTCGGCATTCCGCCGGATCTCGCCTACGTCGCCGAGAAGCGGCCGGTCTACGTCACCAGGGACGGCAAGGGACAACCCGCGACGGAGCTGTTCGCATGA